Proteins found in one Paenibacillus sp. FSL R10-2782 genomic segment:
- a CDS encoding LacI family DNA-binding transcriptional regulator: MHNIKRIAEIAGVSTSTVSRVLNHHPYVSEATRTRVMEVIRELDYIPNINAVQLKVGRTKVIGIMTPTINNYYMQIIKGVSNAGKEQDYQVLIYQTEEKRDLESAALELLRQKKVDGLVILRRMLDWSAVRRYTQYGPIVTCEPLKNKEISSIYLDHYEGFRIGLEHLAELGFEKIACTVGRKNSINSQRRLQAYYDLHTARKLPVNEEWLLSGIHTVQDGMRAFAKLDSLKERPHAIMTTNDFVACGIISAARSKGWNVPGDLAVVGFEADESQVADAMGLTNITNPLQRIGQEMFRTLYRQLNSQPLEPTSLAFELKVRQSTC, translated from the coding sequence ATGCATAATATTAAAAGAATTGCTGAAATCGCAGGGGTATCGACAAGTACTGTATCTCGGGTACTGAATCATCATCCTTATGTCAGTGAGGCTACGCGGACCAGGGTGATGGAAGTGATTCGGGAACTGGATTATATTCCGAATATTAATGCGGTACAGTTAAAAGTGGGCCGTACCAAGGTCATCGGGATCATGACTCCAACGATTAACAATTATTACATGCAAATCATCAAGGGAGTATCCAATGCGGGTAAAGAGCAGGATTATCAAGTTCTCATCTACCAGACGGAGGAAAAGCGGGATTTGGAGAGCGCGGCGTTAGAGTTATTGAGGCAGAAAAAAGTGGACGGGCTCGTCATTTTACGGCGTATGCTGGACTGGTCTGCTGTGAGGCGTTATACCCAATATGGGCCGATTGTGACCTGTGAGCCATTAAAAAATAAAGAGATTTCATCTATTTATCTCGATCATTATGAAGGATTTCGGATCGGATTAGAGCATTTGGCCGAGCTGGGATTTGAAAAAATCGCCTGCACCGTGGGCAGGAAAAACAGCATAAACAGCCAAAGAAGACTCCAGGCCTATTATGACCTGCATACGGCAAGGAAGCTGCCAGTAAATGAGGAATGGTTGCTCAGCGGTATCCATACGGTGCAGGACGGAATGCGGGCGTTCGCCAAGCTGGATTCATTAAAGGAACGTCCACATGCCATCATGACCACCAATGATTTTGTGGCCTGTGGTATTATCTCTGCCGCCCGCAGTAAGGGCTGGAATGTTCCAGGGGATTTGGCGGTGGTCGGTTTTGAAGCTGACGAAAGTCAGGTAGCCGACGCCATGGGACTGACCAATATTACGAATCCGTTGCAGCGCATCGGACAGGAAATGTTCCGTACGTTGTATCGACAGTTGAACAGCCAGCCTTTGGAGCCAACCTCCCTTGCTTTTGAGTTGAAGGTCCGCCAGTCTACCTGCTAA
- a CDS encoding glycoside hydrolase family 1 protein has product MEQAKGFPKDFLWGGAAAAMQIEGAYNVDGRGLSISDVFTFDPELDKKHWLDQWHMMTHAQVKEALDPNSTQNYPKRRGNDFYHRYEEDINLLAEMGFKCFRTSISWTRIFPNGDETEPNEKGLQFYDKVFDALLAKGIEPVISLTHYDMPLYLVTEYGGWKNRKLIEFFVRFAETVFTRYKNKVKYWITFNEMNCVKHHPFVSAGIIEENHPNLEQDKYQSAHHQFIASALAVKACHEIIPNSQIGCMISYLLLYPNTCNPDDVLECQKEERVSFFFSDVQTRGYYPSYTARMFKEKGVVLHKEPGDDEILRENLVDFVSLSYYMSNNASATADQHAKASGNLIGGVKNPYLEQSEWGWQIDPKGLRYALNNLYDRYQKPLFISENGVGATDQMNADGTINDDYRIDYLKKHIEQMREAIEDGVDLFGYTAWGPIDMISASTSQASKRYGFVYVDQDDLGNGTLNRYKKKSFDWYKKVIESGGEVL; this is encoded by the coding sequence ATGGAACAGGCAAAAGGATTTCCCAAGGACTTTCTATGGGGCGGGGCAGCCGCTGCCATGCAGATTGAAGGGGCTTACAATGTAGATGGGAGAGGGCTCTCCATCTCTGATGTATTTACCTTTGATCCGGAACTCGACAAAAAGCACTGGCTGGATCAGTGGCATATGATGACCCACGCCCAAGTCAAGGAAGCATTGGACCCAAACAGCACCCAAAATTATCCCAAACGCCGGGGAAATGATTTCTATCACCGTTATGAAGAAGATATTAATCTGCTGGCCGAGATGGGTTTTAAATGCTTCCGCACTTCCATTTCCTGGACACGTATTTTCCCGAATGGCGACGAGACAGAACCCAATGAGAAAGGGCTGCAATTCTATGACAAGGTTTTTGATGCCCTGCTGGCCAAAGGAATTGAACCCGTCATCTCGCTTACCCATTACGATATGCCTTTGTACCTTGTCACCGAGTATGGTGGCTGGAAAAACCGGAAACTGATTGAATTTTTCGTCCGTTTTGCCGAGACCGTATTTACCCGTTACAAGAATAAGGTGAAATACTGGATTACATTTAACGAAATGAACTGTGTCAAGCACCATCCGTTTGTCAGCGCCGGGATCATTGAAGAGAATCACCCGAATCTGGAGCAGGACAAGTATCAATCCGCCCATCACCAGTTTATAGCCAGCGCGCTGGCTGTCAAAGCCTGTCATGAGATTATACCAAACTCCCAGATTGGGTGCATGATCAGCTATCTGTTGCTTTATCCGAATACCTGCAATCCGGATGATGTGCTTGAATGCCAAAAGGAAGAACGTGTTTCCTTCTTTTTCAGTGATGTACAAACCAGAGGATATTATCCGTCCTATACTGCACGCATGTTCAAGGAAAAAGGCGTTGTGCTGCATAAAGAACCCGGCGACGATGAGATTTTGCGCGAAAACCTTGTGGACTTTGTGTCCTTGAGCTACTATATGTCCAACAATGCCAGCGCCACTGCCGACCAGCATGCCAAAGCAAGCGGAAATTTGATTGGTGGTGTGAAAAATCCTTACCTGGAGCAGTCCGAATGGGGCTGGCAGATTGATCCTAAAGGATTACGCTATGCGCTGAACAACCTGTATGACCGCTACCAGAAGCCGCTGTTCATCTCGGAAAACGGCGTGGGTGCGACAGATCAAATGAATGCTGACGGGACGATTAACGATGATTACCGTATCGACTATCTGAAAAAACATATCGAGCAAATGAGGGAAGCGATTGAGGATGGAGTGGACCTGTTTGGCTATACCGCCTGGGGCCCAATCGACATGATCAGTGCTTCAACCTCACAGGCCTCCAAGAGATACGGCTTTGTCTACGTCGATCAGGATGATCTGGGCAACGGAACACTGAACCGCTACAAGAAAAAAAGCTTTGACTGGTATAAAAAAGTGATAGAATCGGGCGGAGAAGTGCTCTAA
- a CDS encoding DMT family transporter — protein sequence MKGLSLLLCLIWGFNFVIMKLGNGAFEPVQFASFRFLTGTLFLFGILFWKRVPYPDRHAMKWVILCGILQTTYFNIAIQISLNYINAGLTSVLTYSMPLFVSIMAHFLIPGERLNTSKTIGIATGMMGLLFAMDIHLGGNLWAMLLGVSSAIAWALSNLIIKLKLQHCDKIQFTTWQMAFGAFGLLLYSLLFERWEPHFSAASIFYILFSGIVASALAFLLWTHILTRMEASKASVTLLLVPIIGVVSGWIFLHEELKAATLLGIFLVLAGIWIVNRSGTPKSQ from the coding sequence ATGAAAGGCTTGAGCCTGCTCTTATGCCTAATCTGGGGCTTTAATTTTGTCATCATGAAATTGGGCAATGGAGCCTTTGAACCTGTCCAATTTGCCTCTTTCCGGTTTCTCACGGGCACGCTGTTTCTGTTTGGAATTCTCTTTTGGAAGCGGGTTCCCTATCCTGACAGGCACGCGATGAAATGGGTTATACTCTGCGGAATTCTCCAGACTACCTATTTTAATATTGCGATTCAGATTTCCCTGAACTACATTAATGCTGGCTTAACCTCTGTGCTTACGTACAGCATGCCGTTATTTGTATCCATTATGGCGCATTTTCTTATTCCGGGTGAGCGACTCAACACAAGCAAAACGATTGGAATTGCTACAGGCATGATGGGGCTGTTATTTGCTATGGACATTCATTTGGGCGGCAATTTGTGGGCCATGCTGCTTGGAGTGAGTTCGGCGATTGCATGGGCACTTTCCAACCTGATTATCAAGCTCAAGCTCCAGCATTGTGATAAAATCCAGTTCACGACCTGGCAGATGGCGTTCGGTGCGTTCGGATTATTATTGTATTCCCTGTTGTTTGAGCGATGGGAGCCGCATTTTAGCGCTGCGTCGATCTTTTATATTTTATTTTCCGGTATTGTGGCGTCGGCTCTGGCATTCCTGCTGTGGACCCATATTCTCACCAGAATGGAAGCGAGTAAAGCTTCTGTTACACTGTTGCTGGTTCCCATCATCGGTGTTGTATCCGGCTGGATTTTTCTTCACGAGGAACTCAAAGCTGCTACCTTGCTTGGCATTTTTTTAGTACTGGCAGGCATCTGGATTGTGAATCGTTCAGGGACTCCGAAGTCGCAGTAA
- a CDS encoding PRD domain-containing protein, translating into MILKKALNNNVVLAEEEDAQEVIATGNGIAFNLKPGDTIDERKITKLFVVKTQDLSAKLADLLKDVKMECIEIADEIVEYARPRLAGDISDYIYLALIDHISFAIERHARGTPIENRFLWEIKRFYREEFAIGKHALEMIRNRINITFDENEAGFIALHFVNARLDNQKLDLTLKTSKVIKDIMDIVKYHFNVEFDEDSWNYNRFVTHLKFFAQRLFAHESADPQYMNLFEDLKTKFPEEHRCVQKIGVYVNKQFEQKLTNDEMMYLMIHISRLVNRTEN; encoded by the coding sequence ATGATTTTGAAGAAAGCGCTTAACAACAATGTCGTATTAGCAGAGGAAGAGGACGCCCAAGAGGTCATTGCGACAGGGAATGGAATCGCATTCAACCTGAAGCCGGGGGATACCATCGATGAGCGGAAAATCACGAAGCTGTTTGTAGTCAAAACTCAGGATCTATCCGCGAAGCTGGCGGATTTGCTGAAAGATGTGAAGATGGAATGCATTGAAATTGCAGATGAAATCGTGGAGTATGCCAGACCGAGATTGGCCGGAGACATTAGTGATTATATTTATCTGGCCTTGATTGACCATATTTCATTTGCCATTGAACGGCATGCAAGGGGAACCCCGATTGAAAACCGGTTCCTATGGGAAATCAAGCGGTTTTATCGCGAAGAATTCGCGATCGGAAAACATGCGCTGGAGATGATCCGTAACAGGATCAACATTACGTTCGATGAAAATGAAGCCGGATTTATTGCTCTGCATTTCGTCAACGCCCGTCTGGATAACCAGAAGCTAGACCTGACGCTAAAAACGTCAAAAGTCATCAAGGATATTATGGATATTGTAAAATATCACTTCAATGTTGAGTTTGATGAAGATTCATGGAACTATAACCGATTTGTAACTCATCTTAAATTTTTTGCCCAGCGGCTTTTTGCCCATGAATCGGCAGATCCACAGTACATGAATTTGTTTGAAGACCTGAAAACCAAATTTCCGGAAGAGCACAGATGCGTACAAAAAATAGGGGTTTATGTGAATAAGCAGTTTGAACAGAAACTAACCAATGATGAAATGATGTACCTTATGATCCACATTTCCAGATTGGTCAACAGAACAGAAAACTAG
- a CDS encoding beta-glucoside-specific PTS transporter subunit IIABC translates to MSKHDELAKFIVTNVGGEENIRDLYHCMTRLRFTLKDKKKANKEALENSDGVISVIESGGQYQVVIGNHVSEVYDAIAGNYNLQVKSGNNEKEDHSKEGNFISRAFTVMSSIFQPIVPALAGAGMLKAILVILTQLEWLDSASSTYAILAAAGNGVFYFLPLMLAFSASRTFKAQPIVSAAIMAALLEPNFTKLMENTGDISSFIHIPVVLMSYTTSIIPAILAIWLYSYLERFLKRVVPKSIELFMVPLVSLLIMVPLTAIVIGPLGVYTGKGIADGIEFLSTQSGLLTGAILGGGWTFLVMFGLHWGIAPAMINNLSLKGFDTIRPMMASATFAQSGVALGVFLKAKDKKLKAYALSSILPSLFAGITEPIVYGLSVKLKRPMIAAVIGGTIGGAIAGHFQTTVLAYVFPAITTIPAFFTNTIAFYLISITISFVITTVLTYILGFNEGNGATDAETGKTEPEKSGPALQTESGQTVVIESVYAPINGVIVPLHEVPDPAFSTEAMGQGIAILPSEGKVYSPVSGVVSLVFRTGHAVAITSDNHLDLLIHVGLDTVKLKGDYFTKHVEQGQQIERGDLLLEFDIPKIQAAGYDLTTPIIVTNSTAYQKVTQTQQKSVDLQSVLLTIH, encoded by the coding sequence ATGAGCAAGCATGATGAATTAGCGAAATTCATTGTAACAAATGTAGGCGGAGAGGAAAATATCCGTGATCTGTACCATTGTATGACCCGTCTGAGATTTACACTCAAGGACAAGAAAAAAGCCAACAAAGAGGCTTTGGAAAATTCCGACGGGGTCATTTCCGTGATCGAAAGCGGAGGACAGTACCAGGTGGTGATCGGCAATCATGTTAGCGAGGTCTATGATGCGATTGCGGGGAATTACAACCTTCAGGTAAAGAGCGGCAACAATGAGAAAGAGGACCATTCAAAGGAAGGTAATTTTATCAGTCGAGCCTTTACCGTCATGAGCTCGATCTTCCAGCCGATTGTACCTGCTTTGGCTGGTGCAGGGATGCTGAAAGCTATCCTGGTTATTCTTACGCAGTTAGAGTGGCTGGACAGTGCCTCCAGCACCTATGCTATCCTTGCTGCCGCAGGCAACGGTGTGTTTTACTTCCTGCCACTGATGTTAGCATTTTCAGCTTCGAGAACGTTCAAGGCCCAGCCTATTGTATCTGCCGCCATTATGGCCGCTTTGCTGGAGCCTAACTTCACCAAGCTGATGGAAAACACGGGGGATATATCATCCTTTATCCATATTCCCGTTGTCCTGATGAGTTATACGACATCCATTATTCCTGCTATTTTAGCCATTTGGCTGTATTCATATCTGGAACGATTCCTGAAGCGAGTGGTTCCGAAAAGCATTGAATTATTTATGGTTCCGCTCGTTTCCTTATTAATTATGGTTCCGCTTACTGCCATTGTGATCGGTCCGCTGGGAGTGTACACCGGTAAAGGCATTGCAGATGGTATTGAATTTTTAAGTACACAAAGCGGTCTCTTGACCGGGGCCATTCTGGGAGGCGGCTGGACCTTCCTGGTGATGTTTGGTTTACATTGGGGGATTGCACCTGCGATGATCAACAATCTTTCCCTCAAAGGGTTTGATACGATCCGACCCATGATGGCTTCCGCGACCTTTGCCCAATCCGGTGTCGCTCTTGGGGTCTTTCTGAAAGCCAAGGACAAAAAGCTGAAAGCTTACGCTCTGTCATCTATTCTCCCTTCACTGTTCGCCGGTATTACGGAACCTATCGTTTATGGGCTGTCCGTGAAGCTGAAAAGACCGATGATTGCCGCCGTAATCGGGGGAACGATCGGTGGGGCCATTGCCGGGCATTTCCAGACAACCGTGCTCGCTTATGTGTTCCCTGCCATAACGACTATTCCAGCGTTCTTTACGAATACTATTGCTTTTTATTTGATCAGCATCACCATTTCATTCGTGATTACTACCGTATTAACTTATATTCTGGGCTTTAATGAAGGTAACGGGGCAACGGATGCGGAGACAGGAAAGACGGAACCAGAAAAATCCGGGCCTGCCTTACAGACAGAATCTGGACAAACCGTAGTCATTGAGAGTGTCTATGCTCCTATAAATGGCGTAATTGTTCCGCTTCATGAAGTGCCTGATCCTGCGTTCTCTACGGAAGCGATGGGTCAAGGTATAGCCATTTTGCCGAGCGAAGGAAAGGTATATTCACCCGTCTCCGGGGTCGTCTCGCTCGTATTCCGAACCGGCCATGCGGTGGCCATCACCTCTGACAACCATCTGGACCTGTTAATTCATGTGGGACTGGATACGGTTAAGCTGAAAGGCGATTATTTCACAAAGCATGTGGAGCAAGGGCAACAGATTGAAAGGGGAGACTTACTGCTTGAATTTGATATTCCGAAAATCCAGGCAGCCGGTTATGACCTGACCACTCCGATTATTGTTACCAACAGCACTGCTTACCAAAAGGTTACCCAAACACAGCAAAAATCCGTAGATTTGCAAAGTGTTTTGCTCACAATACATTAA
- a CDS encoding glycoside hydrolase family 1 protein produces MTEQIGKSFPENFLWGGAIAANQAEGAWNEDGKGPAISDAFRGGIVGGTFDETIDENKYYASHEAIDFYHRYKEDIALFAEMGMKCFRTSIAWSRIFPNGDDAEPNEKGLQFYDDLFDELLKYGIEPVITISHFELPLNLIRKYEGWKSRELIGFYVKYAEVVFKRYKNKVKYWMNFNEINHFHTIPLAAGGIVVQDDEHKLPTIYQASHHVFVASALATKLCHEIIPGAMMGAMLSLSPIYPNTCNPDDVFDAYELRRRSLFYSDVILRGYYPSYAKRIWKEHNIMIQMEPGDEQLLREHTADYLGFSYYRSTTHKAGMPILGNTGGIMGLDNPYLEKTPWGWPIDPKGFRYVCNEMYDRYQKPLFVVENGYGSHDEILEDGSIHDPERVDYLNKHLIQLHEAIEDGCEVLGYTWWGPIDIVSAGTGEMKKRYGFIYVDKNNDGTGTLERRKKNSFYWYQKIIESNGEVLFES; encoded by the coding sequence ATGACAGAACAAATAGGCAAAAGTTTTCCTGAGAATTTTCTATGGGGCGGTGCTATAGCGGCGAATCAGGCCGAAGGGGCATGGAACGAGGATGGTAAAGGGCCAGCGATCAGCGATGCATTCCGGGGAGGCATTGTAGGCGGAACGTTTGATGAGACGATTGATGAGAACAAGTATTATGCCAGCCATGAAGCGATTGATTTTTATCATCGTTATAAAGAAGATATCGCCCTGTTCGCAGAGATGGGTATGAAATGCTTTCGAACCTCCATTGCATGGTCCCGAATTTTCCCAAATGGGGATGATGCCGAGCCAAATGAAAAAGGGCTGCAATTTTACGATGATCTGTTTGATGAGCTGCTGAAGTATGGAATTGAGCCGGTCATCACCATTTCCCACTTTGAGCTGCCCCTGAATCTGATCCGCAAATACGAAGGCTGGAAAAGCCGCGAGCTGATTGGATTCTACGTAAAGTATGCGGAAGTTGTCTTCAAACGTTATAAAAACAAAGTGAAATATTGGATGAACTTCAACGAAATCAATCATTTTCACACGATTCCTTTGGCGGCAGGAGGCATTGTCGTTCAAGACGATGAGCATAAGCTTCCGACGATTTATCAGGCCAGTCACCATGTTTTCGTTGCCAGCGCGCTGGCTACCAAACTGTGCCATGAAATTATCCCTGGTGCAATGATGGGTGCTATGTTGTCTCTGAGTCCAATTTATCCAAATACCTGTAATCCGGACGATGTGTTTGACGCCTATGAGCTGAGAAGAAGATCCTTGTTTTATTCCGATGTGATCCTTAGAGGCTACTATCCAAGCTATGCCAAACGGATCTGGAAAGAGCATAACATCATGATTCAAATGGAGCCTGGCGATGAACAATTACTGCGGGAGCATACGGCTGATTATTTGGGATTTAGCTATTATCGGAGTACTACGCATAAAGCAGGTATGCCCATCCTGGGCAATACAGGTGGAATTATGGGACTCGACAATCCCTATTTGGAAAAAACACCATGGGGATGGCCGATTGACCCGAAAGGCTTCCGCTATGTATGTAATGAAATGTACGACCGATATCAGAAGCCTCTGTTTGTTGTAGAGAACGGTTACGGCAGTCATGATGAAATTCTGGAAGACGGTTCAATTCATGATCCCGAGCGAGTGGACTATCTGAACAAGCATCTGATCCAGCTGCATGAAGCTATTGAGGATGGCTGCGAAGTGCTCGGCTATACCTGGTGGGGTCCAATCGACATTGTCAGCGCGGGAACGGGAGAAATGAAAAAAAGGTACGGCTTTATCTATGTAGACAAAAACAACGATGGTACGGGTACGCTGGAAAGAAGAAAAAAGAACAGCTTCTACTGGTACCAAAAGATTATTGAATCCAATGGGGAGGTATTGTTCGAATCCTAA
- a CDS encoding HAMP domain-containing sensor histidine kinase, with translation MKAKRYDTLGWKLAALSLAAFTLTGLILMVFYNGASLLLWLNPSRSFFGTRLIRWAVNNIGSPVIMIMGGLPLYVYFFFRFSKNTIGYLREITTGMQEFADGHLSYSIPVSSADELGTLAKNMNTMADKLRLSMEEERASAKAKSDLITGVSHDLRTPLTSVIGFLEYIETDRYRDEIELRYYVNIAYEKSLTLKKLIDELFEYTRVSGGSLPLELEPVDLGKLLTQLAEEFVPSLEQADMTYRVRIVEPVRILADTDELVRLYENLFSNAIRYGKDGKRLDITVGREGDEAVVICTNYGTPIPSKDVPHLFERFYRVDKSRSKETGGTGLGLAITKSITELHDGSISVRSSRRQTDFETRFPLYHSR, from the coding sequence TTGAAGGCAAAACGATACGATACGTTGGGATGGAAGCTGGCAGCCCTTAGCCTCGCCGCCTTTACTTTAACCGGACTGATTCTGATGGTATTTTACAATGGGGCATCTTTGCTATTGTGGCTGAACCCTTCACGTTCGTTTTTTGGCACTCGCCTGATTCGCTGGGCTGTGAACAACATTGGTTCTCCAGTGATCATGATCATGGGCGGATTGCCATTGTATGTGTATTTCTTTTTTCGCTTTTCCAAAAATACGATTGGTTATTTACGCGAAATTACGACCGGTATGCAGGAATTCGCAGACGGGCATCTGTCCTACTCGATTCCCGTTTCTTCGGCGGATGAGCTGGGGACGCTGGCAAAAAATATGAATACTATGGCGGACAAGCTCCGTCTCTCTATGGAAGAGGAACGGGCTTCCGCCAAAGCCAAAAGCGACCTGATTACGGGCGTATCCCATGATCTCCGCACCCCGCTAACATCTGTCATCGGTTTTCTGGAATATATCGAAACCGACCGCTACCGGGACGAAATTGAGCTGCGCTACTATGTGAACATTGCCTATGAAAAATCATTGACGCTTAAAAAGCTGATAGACGAGCTGTTTGAATATACACGCGTGAGCGGCGGCAGTCTGCCACTGGAACTGGAGCCTGTAGACCTTGGCAAATTGCTTACCCAGTTGGCCGAGGAATTTGTCCCTTCACTGGAACAGGCGGACATGACCTACCGCGTGCGAATAGTCGAGCCCGTGCGGATTTTGGCTGATACGGACGAGCTGGTGCGTCTGTATGAAAATCTGTTTTCCAACGCGATTCGATACGGAAAAGACGGCAAGCGCCTGGATATTACAGTGGGACGCGAGGGCGACGAGGCTGTGGTCATCTGCACCAATTACGGAACTCCGATTCCTTCAAAAGATGTGCCGCATCTTTTTGAACGTTTTTACCGGGTGGACAAATCACGTTCCAAGGAAACTGGAGGTACCGGGCTGGGGCTGGCGATTACGAAAAGCATTACCGAGCTGCACGATGGCAGTATTTCGGTTAGAAGCAGCCGCAGGCAGACGGATTTTGAAACTCGTTTCCCTCTCTACCATTCTCGCTAG
- a CDS encoding response regulator transcription factor — MHNGTILLVDDEPEIIKLMQIYLENEGYRLLTARDGLEALEQVSRETVDVMVLDIMMPNMDGIEACMKIRETEHFPIIMLSAKGQDMDKITGLSVGADDYVTKPFSPLELVARVKSQLRRIRKYTQPSAVLEHEMVLDELSINSATHEVTLAGEPIKLTPREFAIVELLARNRGQVLSMEQIYEKVWKEQYLESNNTLMVHVRKIREKIETDPRKPKYLKTVWGIGYKMEKFD, encoded by the coding sequence ATGCATAATGGAACGATTTTATTGGTTGACGATGAACCTGAAATCATTAAGCTGATGCAGATTTATTTGGAAAATGAAGGCTACCGCCTGCTGACCGCCCGTGACGGTCTCGAAGCCTTGGAGCAGGTCAGCCGGGAAACGGTGGATGTGATGGTGCTGGACATCATGATGCCCAATATGGACGGGATTGAAGCCTGTATGAAAATCAGGGAAACTGAGCATTTTCCGATTATTATGCTATCGGCCAAAGGACAAGACATGGACAAAATTACGGGCCTGAGCGTCGGAGCCGACGATTATGTGACCAAGCCATTTAGTCCGTTGGAGCTGGTAGCACGTGTCAAATCACAGTTGCGCAGAATACGCAAATACACCCAGCCTTCCGCTGTGCTGGAGCATGAAATGGTATTGGATGAATTATCCATTAACTCTGCCACTCACGAGGTTACTCTCGCTGGAGAGCCCATTAAGCTGACGCCGCGTGAATTTGCCATCGTTGAGCTATTGGCCCGTAATCGCGGTCAGGTGTTGAGCATGGAGCAGATTTATGAAAAAGTGTGGAAGGAGCAATATCTGGAATCCAATAACACGCTAATGGTTCATGTACGCAAAATTCGTGAGAAGATTGAGACGGACCCGAGAAAACCCAAATACCTGAAAACCGTGTGGGGTATCGGCTACAAAATGGAAAAATTCGATTAA
- a CDS encoding acyltransferase, translated as MKPTTKEIIPELQLVRAMAILAVIMVHATSYATVQLTNSSLYIVYNALNVLMKYGTPVFIALSSMVLFYNYKDRPMGRELLIRFYKKRLRYILLPYIMFSLFYFVLSLAAGSSEPWTVTGLAESFAVKLATGKAYTHLYYIFIMMQFYLVFPWVLWLLQRYRRAPQWSVAIGLLVQWSFVIGNKFIFQVQNKGSWALSYMACYMLGAVLGYYYPQLKSWFLMSKRERRSTGALTWIGIWAVWLISATVHVYMWYERRKYGTSYNSLIFELVYNMYSLSSVLVLLQVSFLMYRQKHTFITRKLDHLGALSFGVYLIHPFFLLLYRQFSPHIGSPLLIHVWYAGEFLFALICSWVVVAVTARLLPFAWIFFGQLPGMRKKKVDQGKRMSSLETLLSKG; from the coding sequence ATAAAGCCTACGACCAAAGAAATAATTCCCGAGTTGCAGTTGGTCCGAGCCATGGCGATTCTGGCCGTCATCATGGTACATGCCACCTCTTACGCAACCGTTCAACTTACAAATTCCAGCCTATATATTGTGTATAATGCGCTCAATGTGCTCATGAAGTACGGCACACCTGTATTTATCGCGCTAAGCAGCATGGTATTGTTCTACAACTATAAGGATCGTCCCATGGGACGAGAGCTGCTAATCCGCTTTTATAAAAAGAGACTACGGTACATCCTCCTGCCTTATATTATGTTTTCTCTATTTTATTTCGTCCTGTCCCTTGCGGCTGGCAGCTCCGAACCCTGGACTGTAACCGGACTGGCGGAAAGCTTTGCTGTGAAGCTGGCAACAGGTAAGGCGTATACGCATTTGTACTATATTTTTATCATGATGCAATTCTATCTGGTATTCCCATGGGTATTGTGGCTGCTCCAGCGTTACCGTCGTGCACCTCAATGGTCTGTGGCCATTGGACTGCTGGTGCAGTGGTCGTTCGTGATTGGCAACAAGTTCATATTCCAGGTGCAAAATAAAGGAAGCTGGGCTTTGTCATATATGGCCTGCTACATGCTGGGCGCTGTCCTTGGCTACTACTATCCGCAGCTCAAATCATGGTTTCTGATGAGCAAGAGAGAAAGACGCTCTACCGGGGCGCTGACCTGGATCGGCATATGGGCTGTATGGCTCATTTCCGCCACCGTGCATGTCTATATGTGGTACGAAAGAAGAAAATACGGAACGTCGTATAATTCCTTGATATTCGAGCTTGTGTACAATATGTACAGCTTGTCCAGCGTGTTGGTTTTGCTACAGGTCTCCTTTCTGATGTATCGGCAAAAACATACCTTTATTACCCGTAAACTGGATCACTTGGGCGCATTATCTTTTGGTGTGTACCTGATTCACCCGTTTTTCCTGCTGCTGTATCGTCAGTTCTCGCCGCATATCGGTTCACCATTGCTTATTCATGTATGGTATGCCGGGGAGTTTCTCTTTGCACTCATTTGTTCTTGGGTCGTCGTTGCGGTCACCGCACGCCTCCTTCCCTTCGCCTGGATATTCTTTGGTCAGTTGCCGGGAATGCGGAAAAAGAAAGTGGATCAGGGGAAACGCATGTCTTCACTGGAAACACTGCTGTCCAAAGGATGA